A DNA window from Streptomyces sp. CA-278952 contains the following coding sequences:
- a CDS encoding class I SAM-dependent methyltransferase, with product MPKETAVYTHGHHESVLRSHRWRTAANSAAYLLGELRPGLAVLDVGCGPGTITADLAALVAPGRVTAVDTTEDILGQAAAVAAERGLHNVAFAVADVHALDFPDDSFDVVHAHQVLQHVGDPVQALREMRRVCRPGGVVAARDSDYAAMTWYPETPGLGEWLEVYGRVARGNGGEPDAGRRLLSWARQAGFTDITPTAAAWCFATPESRAWWSGLWADRTTDSVYAELAVRGGHASAEQLTAIAGAWRSWGEEGDGWFMVPHGEVLCRA from the coding sequence ATGCCGAAGGAGACCGCCGTGTACACGCACGGCCACCACGAGTCGGTCCTGCGCTCGCACCGCTGGCGTACCGCCGCCAACTCGGCGGCGTACCTCCTCGGCGAACTCCGCCCCGGTCTGGCCGTGCTGGACGTCGGCTGCGGCCCCGGGACCATCACCGCCGATCTGGCCGCGCTGGTCGCCCCGGGGCGGGTCACCGCGGTGGACACCACCGAGGACATCCTCGGCCAGGCCGCCGCGGTGGCCGCCGAACGGGGCCTGCACAACGTCGCGTTCGCGGTGGCCGACGTCCACGCCCTGGACTTCCCCGACGACTCGTTCGACGTGGTCCACGCCCATCAGGTGCTCCAGCACGTGGGCGACCCCGTCCAGGCCCTGCGTGAGATGCGGCGCGTCTGCCGTCCCGGCGGGGTGGTCGCGGCGCGGGACAGCGACTACGCGGCGATGACCTGGTATCCGGAGACCCCCGGCCTCGGCGAGTGGCTGGAGGTTTACGGCCGGGTGGCCCGCGGCAACGGCGGCGAGCCCGACGCCGGCCGCAGGCTCCTCTCCTGGGCGCGGCAAGCCGGATTCACCGACATCACCCCCACCGCGGCCGCCTGGTGCTTCGCCACCCCGGAGAGCCGCGCCTGGTGGAGCGGCCTGTGGGCGGACCGTACGACGGACTCGGTCTACGCCGAGCTGGCGGTACGGGGCGGGCACGCGAGCGCCGAGCAGCTCACGGCCATCGCCGGGGCGTGGCGCTCCTGGGGCGAGGAGGGCGACGGCTGGTTCATGGTCCCGCACGGCGAGGTGCTCTGCCGGGCGTGA